From the Saimiri boliviensis isolate mSaiBol1 chromosome X, mSaiBol1.pri, whole genome shotgun sequence genome, one window contains:
- the LOC101047161 gene encoding melanoma-associated antigen 8-like, producing the protein MSLGQKSQPGKPEEALQAQGEAPGLVDVQVPTAEEQEAASSSSALITGTLEEVPAAESPSPPEIPQGASSSLIVTSTPLGSLSSEGSSTNEVEEPDPAPMESLLWEALDEKVDELVGFLLCKYQIKEPVTKAEMLESVIKNYSNYFPVIFSKASEYMEVVFGIELKEVDPAGHIYFLVTCLGLSYDGLLGDDQSTPKTGLLITVLGMIVVKGICVPEEAIWEGLSEMGLYVGMEHSIYGELRKLLTQDWVQENYLDYRQVPGSDPARYEFLWGPRALAETSYVKVLEHVARVSARVPIPYPSQPN; encoded by the coding sequence ATGTCTCTTGGGCAGAAGAGTCAGCCTGGCAAGCCTGAGGAAGCCCTTCAGGCCCAAGGAGAGGCACCGGGGCTTGTGGATGTGCAGGTTCCCACAGCTGAGGAGCAGGAGGCTGcatcctcctcctctgctctgaTCACGGGAACCCTGGAGGAGGTGCCTGCTGCTGAGTCACCGAGTCCTCCCGAGATTCCTCAGGGTGCCTCCTCTTCACTGATTGTCACCAGCACCCCCCTAGGGAGCCTATCCAGTGAGGGTTCCAGCACCAATGAAGTGGAAGAGCCAGACCCAGCTCCCATGGAGTCCCTGCTCTGGGAAGCACTTGATGAGAAAGTGGATGAGTTAGTTGGTTTCCTGCTCTGCAAGTATCAAATCAAGGAGCCAGTCACAAAGGCAGAAATGCTAGAGAGTGTCATAAAAAATTACAGCAACTACTTTCCTGTGAtcttcagcaaagcctctgagTACATGGAAGTGGTCTTTGGCATTGAATTGAAGGAAGTGGACCCTGCTGGCCACATCTACTTCCTtgtcacctgcctgggcctctcctATGATGGTCTGCTGGGTGATGATCAGAGCACACCCAAAACCGGCCTCCTGATAACGGTCCTTGGTATGATCGTAGTGAAGGGCATTTGCGTCCCCGAGGAGGCAATCTGGGAAGGGTTGAGTGAGATGGGGCTGTATGTTGGGATGGAGCATAGTATCTATGGGGAGCTAAGGAAGTTGCTCACCCAAGATTGGGTGCAGGAAAACTACCTCGACTACCGCCAGGTGCCTGGCAGTGATCCTGCACGCTATGAGTTCCTGTGGGGTCCAAGAGCCCTCGCGGAAACCAGCTATGTGAAAGTCCTGGAGCATGTGGCCAGGGTCAGTGCAAGAGTTCCTATTCCCTACCCATCCCAACCCAATTAA